GATTCGGCAACGCGGCCTACTCGGAAGTCTGGACGCAGATCGGTGCCTACGATTGCGACCTGACCCACCGGCTCGCCTGCTTCTCTAACGTCGAGGTCCTCTTCTGGGACGGCTTCGATCTCTCGGAGAACACCGAGCGCTGGTCGGCGGTCGTGCCGTGAGAGTCGCCCTGGCTCTCGCTCTCGCTCTCGTCGTCGCCGCTCCAGCCAACGCCGTCAAACGCCGCGCATTCGTGACTTCCGTCACCGGCACCGGCAATCTGCACTCGTGGGCCGATTCGGGCGGGCTCTCCGGCGTCGCCGCGGGCGACAACATCTGTCGCGTCCGCGCCGCCGCTGGCGGCTTGCCGAATCCCACCGCCTACCGCGCCTGGCTCTCGACGGCCGCGACCGACGCCTACTGCCACGTCCAAGGCCAGACGGGTAAGAAGGACCCTGGCTGTGTCGGCACGCCGGAGCCTGCCGGGCCGTGGTACCGGTACGACGGCGTGGGGCGCTTCACCGGCACGCTCGACGAGCTCACCGGCCCTGAGCGACGGATCTACCAACCGATCCGCTACGACGAACTGGGCAACGATGCGACGACTCTCGAGAGGAGCTACTGGACCGGAACGGACTCAACCGGAGAGGTCGCGGCAGACATCTGCGGCAGCTGGGTCGTGGCCTCCAGCGGGGCCTCGGGCAAGGGCGGGGCGGCGGAAGAGTCCGCCGGCGGCTGGACGTCGTCAACAATCGGCTCCTGCGCCGGAACGTCCCGACTTCTTTGCCTGGAAGCCGGGGCGAGCGAGGTCACGCCCGTTCCCTGGATTCCGGCGGCTCTCGTCTTCGCCACTTCCACCCAGGGTCACGGCGACCTTTCCGCCTGGCCCGGCGCCAATGGCGAGGACGGCCTCGCCGCCGGAGATGCGATCTGCCGGAGCCGCGCATCGGCCGCGCATCTGCCGTCACCCGCGTCGTTCTTCGCCTGGCTCTCGACCGATTCGATTGGCGCCGGAACTCGCATGACGCTCGCCGGCACTCCGTATCGGCGCGTGGACGGTTTCCGGATCGCCAGTTCCGCGGCCGACTTGCTGGCGAATGGCGCCGACAACACGCTGCATGTCGATGAGTTCGGGCAGTACGCCTCGCCCTACCGCCTGGCGTTCACCGGAACGCTCCCCGATGGAACGCCGGGTCTGGCGAACTGCGCTGGCTGGACGTCGGTCTCGGCGTTTGACGAGGCGACCTACGGCTTGCTCTACCGCGCCTACGATGGCACCTGGACCGACCGGGACGAAGGCACATGCAGCGGCACCGAGAAGCGCCTCATCTGCTTCTCGAACCGCGAGGTCCTCTTCTGGGACGGCTTCGATCTGTCCGAGAACACCGAGCGCTGGTCGGCGGTGGTGCCGTGAGGGTGGCTCTCGCTCTCGCTCTCGCTCTCGCTCTCGCTCTCGCTATCGCTCTCGCCGCTCCCGCCAGTGCGGTCAAGCGCCGGGCTTTCGTCACTTCGGTCGCCGGCAACGGCAACCTCACCTCCTGGTCCGATTCCGGCGGGCTCTCCGGACTCGCTGCAGGCGACCTCATTTGCAAGAATCGCGCGCTCCTGGGGGGTCTACCGAACTTCTCGGGCTTTCGCGCCTGGCTATCGACGGCTTCGACGGACGCCTTTTGCCACGTGCAGGGACAGACCGGACGAAAGGGCACCGGTTGCGTCGGGACACCGGTACCGGCGGGCCCGTGGTACCGCTACGACGGTGTCGGCCGGTTTTCTGGAACGGTCGATGAGCTGACCGACCCGCTCCACCCGGAGATCTACCAGCCGATCCACTTCGACGAATTGGGCAACGAGCTCTCGCAGGACTCCGGCAACTACTGGACCGGAACCGGACAGGACGGAACCGCCTCCGACTGGACCTGCGCCGGCTGGGTCGTCGGCACCAATGGTGCTACGGGAAAGACGGGAACGCCCGAGCGTTCGGTCTACTGGTGGACTTCCGACCTCACCAACGACTGCGATCGCCTGCGGCGGCTGCTTTGCGTCGAGTCCGGAACGAGCGAGGTCACTCCGGTCCCCTGGGTGCCGGCGGCGCTGGTCTTTTCGACCTCAGCGCTAGGCAGCGGCAATCTGGGCGCGTGGCCCGAAGCCGGCGCGGCGACCGGTCTCGCTGCCGGCGATGCGATCTGCCGCAATCTCGCCGCGGCGGCTCATCTGCCCTCGCCCGAGGCATTCGTCGCCTGGCTGTCGACCGATCCGGTCGCGGCGAGCAGTCGCCTGACGCTCGAGGACACGCCGTTGCGCCGGGTGGACGGTTTCCGGCTCGCCAACTCGAAGGCCGACCTGCTCACGAGCGGCTCCGCCAACACCCTCCACGTCGACGAGCAGGGGCAGTATCTGGCGCAGCTCAACTGGCACTGGTCCGGCAGCTTCGGTGGTGGCTCCTCCTCGGGAATCAACTGCGACGGCTGGACATCTTCCGATCCCGGCGATGACGGCGACTACGGGGTTTCCGACTTCGCCTACGGCGCCGAATGGAGCGCCTTCTGGAGCACACCGTGCAGCCAGTCGCTCCGCCTCCTCTGTTTCTCCAACCGAGAGGTCCTGTTCTGGGACGGCTTCGATCTGTCGGAAAACACCGAGCGCTGGTCGGCGGTGACGCCGTGAGGGTCAGGTCCGCTGGGGCGCCTGGAGCTCGCCCAGCTCACGTGCCAGGCGCAGGCTGGCGCGCTTCGTGGCCATGCGGGCGGCGGCGGCTGTGGGGTGCCCGGTGGCGAGCGCCAGCTCCTCGAACGGCAGGCCGAGCTCGATGCGCCCGATGATCAGGTCGCGGTCGGCCTCGGGGAGCTTCACCAGCGCAGCGCGGTACTGACGGCGCTCCTGGGATTCGATCGTGTCGTCGAGTGGGCTGGGGGCGAAGTCCGGACCTTCCGCCAAGGCCCCGTTGCGAACCTCGCCCCGCTCGGCGCGCCGGATCTCGTCCCGCACCCGGTTGCGGATCGCCAGCAGGAGGTAGTTGCGGAGCTTCTCAGGATCGGCGGTGTCGAGCTCTCCGAGCTGACGGAGCACATTCACCAGCGTCTCCTGGACCAGGTCGTCGGTCTCCATGCGCCGTCGCGCCCGCTGGGGGAGCCGTCCCCGCGCGAAGCGCTCGACGAACGGCAAGAGCGAGAGGATCGCCCGCTGCGCCCGCCGCAGATGCTCTCCCGCCCCTCCCCCAGGCCCTTCGAGTTCCATCGCCGGCTCCAATCGGTCCCCCGTGCGGACTCTACGCGAAGGGCACCCATTCCGCCTCAATCTGTTCGATTCGGCGCCGTCGATCGTTCTATTCGTATGTGAGCCATATCGGACCCTTCACGGTCAGCGGCGACTCCCCGGGCCCCCCCTCGTGTGCCCTGGAGCTCCGGCACGACGGGCTGGGCAAGCACCGCCTGATTCGCGGCAGAAGCGAGGAGGTCGTCCGGCGAAAAGCCGAGGTCCAGGCGGCGGACTGGGACGCTCGCTGGCACGTGGTCGAGGGCCGCCGGCGGGAGCAGGCGGCCCGGCTTCACGGCAGGCGCTCCGCGGACGCAAGACGGGCCCTTGCCGCTGCGAGGAGCGACCTCAAGCGACAGGAGCTCGTCCAGGTCGACTCGCTGCTCAAGTTCGCGCTCGCCGTCTACGACCCCGTCGACTGGACGAAGCTCAAGGAGAAGGGCACGTTCGACGAGAAGCGACCCGAGATCGCGCCCCTTCCGGCGCCGGCGGACTCGCGCGAACTACCGCCTGAGCCGCAGGCCACCGACCTTGCCTACCTGCCTGCGCTGGGCATCCTCGACCGCGTCCTCCCCGCTCGCAGGGCGCGAACGATCGCCGGCTGCCGCGCTCGGTTCGAGACCGACCACGCCCGCTGGGCAAAGATCGCGGAAGAGCTCCGGAACGCCGACGCCGAGTCCTCGAGAAAGCACTTCGAGATGGTCGCTCTCCGCACCGAGGCGCATGCATTCAACGTTGCGGCCTGGGAGCTTCGCCGGCGCGACTTCCTGGCGCGGAAGGCGGCGACGAACGACGCCGTGGACGCCATCCGTGCCGCCTATCTTGCGCTCGTCCCGGACGCGGTGGCGGAGTACTGCGATCTCGTCCTTTCGCAGTCGCAGTATCCCGACTGCTTTCCCAGAGAGTTCGACCTCGACTACCACGCCGCCAGGAGTCTCCTGGTGGTGGACAACCTGCTACCCGCTCCGGCCGACCTGCCCA
Above is a window of Thermoanaerobaculia bacterium DNA encoding:
- a CDS encoding sigma-70 family RNA polymerase sigma factor; translation: MELEGPGGGAGEHLRRAQRAILSLLPFVERFARGRLPQRARRRMETDDLVQETLVNVLRQLGELDTADPEKLRNYLLLAIRNRVRDEIRRAERGEVRNGALAEGPDFAPSPLDDTIESQERRQYRAALVKLPEADRDLIIGRIELGLPFEELALATGHPTAAAARMATKRASLRLARELGELQAPQRT
- a CDS encoding restriction endonuclease, with protein sequence MSHIGPFTVSGDSPGPPSCALELRHDGLGKHRLIRGRSEEVVRRKAEVQAADWDARWHVVEGRRREQAARLHGRRSADARRALAAARSDLKRQELVQVDSLLKFALAVYDPVDWTKLKEKGTFDEKRPEIAPLPAPADSRELPPEPQATDLAYLPALGILDRVLPARRARTIAGCRARFETDHARWAKIAEELRNADAESSRKHFEMVALRTEAHAFNVAAWELRRRDFLARKAATNDAVDAIRAAYLALVPDAVAEYCDLVLSQSQYPDCFPREFDLDYHAARSLLVVDNLLPAPADLPTLEAVHYVSSLDDFEEQHIPQSRADARYDEVLCKVALRTVHELFEADQAGALQTVVWNGVVSSPDRAGGSFTACVLSLRAHRDAFKTLHLAQVDPRSCLEAFECVAGERLHELDAVTPLVPLRPAPGRKPLPRECW